The following is a genomic window from Gallus gallus isolate bGalGal1 chromosome 14, bGalGal1.mat.broiler.GRCg7b, whole genome shotgun sequence.
agctgctctgcctgcccgCCACCCGTTAATCTGAGCAGAGCCCGAGGATCTCACGCAGGATTATTCTCTTTCCCAGAGCTGAGCCCCAGCTGTGGGGGATTAATAGCGGCCGTTATATAAACACGAGGGGGGCTCGTGCCCTCTGGCACTCAGCCTCGGAGCTGAGCACAACCACAGGGCAGCATGGGGTCATCCCCAGCCCATGAAGGAGCAAGGGGGGGCAGCCTGCACTGTGACTGCCAAgaagctgtgcagctgtgcaggatCACGaacccttccctgctgcaggtgtCAGAAGCCCCATCACGGagaggctgctcagggctcagCTCGGTGCCGGGGCATACAAAGGCCCTGGGGTGAGgtgctggggaggctgcaggaaCCTCAGTGGAGGGATGGAGCCTGGGACACCTCAGTGCTGGCAGCCACGGGGCAGCGACAGATGGTGCCACGCTCCAGGAGACACTGCGTGCTGCACGGCTTCCTCTGGCTTGATCCAAATCCAAGCCCTGGAGAGAGATTTTCATGCTGATGGACTGCAGCGGGAATCTGGGGTGTAAAAGCAGGTCAGTGAGTCCCAGGCAGGGGGAAGGGACAGGCCAGCCCAGCTCTGTTACCTAACTGCCTTTGCAGGGTCCAGCAtcggcactgctgcagcaggagagccGGGGGTCTGCAGTGCCACCCCGGAGGTGCACATTTGCAAGGATCCCTGCACAGAGCGGCTGTAAGGGGCCCAGTGGcccatttttttccagcagcacagtgctcctCTGTGCCAGAAGGGAGGAGTGACTGCTTCAGTATCAGCTCACGCTCTTCCTGATCACCTCTGGCCTGACACATCCCAGCCGCTTCCTGGGGTTACGCTGCGCTCAGGGGGACCACCAGGACAAAGGggagaggcaggcaggcacCCACCTCCACAGGGCAAAGACGTGCTGCAAGCAGGGGAGCATCACCAGGACACCGGGTCCCTCCCAAAGGGGGTTTCTGCCTTTGGGAAGTCACACAAAGGGCTGTCAAAATTCTCCCTTCTTGCATAACTTGAGCTGCTCGTCAGCAGCAACGACAGAAGCAGGGCACCATTTACAAACAATGCAAAAGAGGATTTATTGAAACCATTACAGTTAGACCAAGTCCTATACAGCACAATTCGCAATAAGTTAAAGAACCAAACAGTCTCAGTGTTAAAAAACACACTAATGCATAACACAGTGATATAATGCCATCATCACCCATCTGAGTTATTGAATCAAGGCACGAAGTCATTCATtaaatactgcagaaaacaaTTACACAGGGAAAGAAGCTGGAAAAAGGACTCATTAAGAAGGTGCTGGTTTGGCACTGATTCATTTAGTTGAGCTGCCACGGGGAACTCTGGGTCTCCAAAGTATTTGGAAACACAAATGGACAACTTAAAGCCAGAAAGGCCCCCCAGAGCTGCAAACCCAGCATTCCTAAGGGACGTTCAGTGTTACCTACTGGAAAAGTCAGGTCTGAGTTGGGAGCTGAGGATGAAGGACAGTGTCATTACAATGAGAATACAGCCCAGGTACGTTGCTCCCACCCACAGAATTGCAGTGGGACACGacctgcagcactcagccctgGGCCACAGTACAGCCACAGGGCCACCtgacagcagcaacagctgCCCACTCCAAGCACTCAAGAGGGAGGTTTCTAAGGGTGCAAACTCCATCACGCTAAGCTGTGCGTTTTCTGCCCACCTTCTCCTCAGCAATCAAATGGACACCAGTGTACGAACAGTGGTTGTGTCTCAGTGCAGCTggtgcagggacagcagcttTCAGGACCAGGCAGCCTACTCAAAATCTTGTCCAGGCTTTGCACATTGCTTCTGCGGCCTGCACTGGTGCCCACCAGGGCATACACCTCACAACCAAGAAGCCTCCAAGTGAGACATCACCTCCACACAGCAACCCACTCCCTGGGGACACCAGGCTGGCCCCTCACAGCCAACAACTCGGAGTTCTTCACCCAGCATCGCTTCAAACCAGGGCAaggaggcagcacagagctctctgtggagctgtgctgcaaaaACAGCCCCTGCAGTTTCAGCAAGTGGCTCATGTCTGTCTTGCAACATGCCCGCCTCCTGGCAGAGGGGACCATACTCAGATGGGCACCACAGCAGCTGTAAGGCTACGGGAGCATTTGCAGGACAGTTGGCATTGCCATTTGGGAACAGGACTCCGAGCTGCCAGGAAAGGGTTAAAGTGCAATTCCACTATTAAAAAATGGCCTAAATCCCCTTGCACTTTGAAACCAAGAGGAGAGGCGGTGTCTGTACCTGCAGGGACCAGTCAGCCTAGGCTCATGGTGGTTTTCATGCCCCCTATAAACACAGTGGGGCCAGGGGAACGTTGATGCATAAGTCAGGTAGGAGACCAGCTCCCCTTTGGTGTCatcagtgctgcacagcctggCTGGAAAGGATGTAGCACAGAGCACAGGTAGGTTTGTGACTGCAGGGAGAGGCACACGGGGCTGTTCTTAGGAGAAAAGGTCATTTTCTAAGTAGAATGACACTTCAATCTGCATTCTGCTGGCCCAGGTAAGACCTAGCCCAGTCACAAGGCTGGAGTCTAGCACTACACACACTCACTGCTGAAGCAGGGGCCCAAATTCAGGAGAGGGTAACTGCAAATCAGCCTGCAGCCAAGCACCTCTCCGGCAGCCAGGAGAGCTGATTCAAAAAGGAAACCTAACACCACACACAGAAGCTCCACTTCTCACGCAAGCACCCAAGAAACAATCAGTGCAGGTATCCCCAGTGAGCACGTTTTCCTCCATCTACAGGCTGAGCCAGCACGGTTCCGTGGACACAAACAGACCAAGGGGAAAGCCCTCATTCATCCCTGAGCTCATGACACTTCAGTGGTGGCCAAGCACTGAAGTCCCATCAGCTCCCACAACGGATGCACTGGCAGCTGCTCCCTCATCCCGGGCATACCCAGGCAGTGGGGGTGCTTCCCTGCCAGCCACGCTTTGGTTTGCGGATCGAGAAAGGCAGCCTCCCATTTGAATCCACGATCTGGGTTTGCTaagagtgctgctgcagaggagaggcAGCCTGCAGACTCTCCCGGTCTCCTGGCAAGCTCACACTCTGCTGAGGAACCGCATCCTGTAGAGGCGGTCACGGATGTACTGCTCACTGTCCACAGCCACCTGGCTCAGCCAGATCACCCTGCTCTCAGAGACATCCTCCTTCAGCTTACGCTTCATCAGAGACACCAGCCCAGGCTCCTCGCCGGGTTGAGGCCCCCTCAGCAGCACATAGCAGGCGTGACGGCTGCGCTCGAACAGCGTGGCTGTAacagagcagaaggaacagcCCAGCATAAGACGCCTGCCATGAACCCAACACTGAGCAGCCAGCAgtcctggaggcagcagcaggtgtcCTCCTGCACCTCCTCGCTGGAGGGCCGAAGGGGGAGAACTTACCATTGAAGGCAACTATCTGATCTGTGCTGTTGCGGAGCTCCAACAGGACATTAGTGTAGGAAGGATGGAAAAGGTACAGCTTCTGTAGAGGAGCAGCTGATATCTGTAACCAACACGACATGCTCAGTTATCCCAAATAGCAGGCTCAACCATTACCTCATGTTCAACAGAGTGCATGCAGTCGGATATCTGTGCGTGGCCAACCTATCCCACCTGACGCCACCAGCACCGGTGCTGGGATTTTACTGACTGCTTGGTGCCTTACTCTCCAGCCCGACCTTCCTGCAAACAACAGGCCTGTCTGCTGTGTGAAGGAGACAGATTTGCCCCAGGGCTGACAGACTCAGCAAGAAAAGCACAGGAAGTTCAGCTGGTGTTCAGGCATCCTCCAAGACACAAACTGTCACTTAACACTGCCAGccactgctccagcagggctgtCACACAGCTGAGCAACACATCATGGCCATCAGACACTACCCTGGAGCACAGGGAGGATATTACTGTGGCCATGAGAAATCACTGCGTGCAGTACTGCTGCAGAGGCTCCAGgtcaaacagcagcagattcAGAGGTGCTAACCCAGCAGCCTCTCAACTCcaacacagcagcacactgagGCAAGCCTATGGACAATCCAGTGCCTTTGCTCATACAGACAGTAAGTCCATTTTCTCTACGCAGCCAGGCTGAGGATGGTGAATGTTGCTGGTGCCACACACTAGCTGCCAGCAGGGACATTGCAATGGACACTGTGAGGACCTTGTACAGACAAGACCACATGCCTGCTGCACGCAGACCGGACTGATCAGAGACGTGTGGATACTCCACACCCTGCACAGAACGATGCCGTGTTAGTGGAACACATGGAACTCAATGTGAACACTGAGAAAACGGTGTGGCTCCAGACAATTCTGACTCTGAGTGTAGAAAAAAGCAACCATTCAGCAGCACTACTCACCGTTTCATTTCCTGCTACTTGGTATTCACCCCAGATGAGGAAGGTGGACCGGTGATCAGCAGTAGAAAGTGTGGCTGGCCTGGGGCTCTCTGCTCTAGAGTTCAGCTTCAGGTCCCATTGGACTGCTCCAGATCCACCCTCAACAATCATAACCtagcagggaagaaagaaaaggaacacgTATCAAAGAGCTCTACGAGCTGTGAGTAAGAGGTCAAGTCAGCTGTCTCTATCCCACACTGTCTAAAGGAGCAAGTATCTGACACACGGGAAGACAAGGAGACACGTGAAGCTGAGCTTCTACTTGATCACAGAGCTGTGAGACCTGGGGTGGACCACGTTAGTGTGAAGTCACAAGTCTTGCAAGTTATTTCAAGGGGTTCAAAGCTCTGTCATGGAAGTCACTTGCTGAGAATTAAAGTGTCTGGGCTGCCTTCAGTAGCTTCTTAAAAGAGATCCTTTCCCAGCCAAAAGCCTTCTAAAATCAGCTGGAGGCAGCACATCATACCAGCTGCCCTCGACAAAATGTCTGCTTGAGCTGAGAcatgcagagaaaaaggaagttaAAAGGAAGAGCTTTCAAACCTTTTTCCTGTTGGGTCCGATCTCACTCTCAAGGACAACATCAAGAACATCAGGTTTGTAGTAACCAAGCAGTGGCTCactaaaggaaaggaggagatcCAGATCACAACACAACCTAACAGCTTGTGCATACCCTgttctttcagagcagcttctATCCTCACATAAAGACCCTAATAAAAGACTCAACTGCTACATGGCAGGCTTCGctgtttcaaacaaaaaaatagcacCTGTCAGGatcactgctgctggaaaccATACAGAACCAACACAGGTAACATCACCTCATGACACGGGACACGTTGAGGGTCCACAATGTCTGAAGATTTTGTGCACTGATCAGCATGGCCGTCTCGGAGCTCACAAGCAGGATGTTCTCCCGTGATCTGCCAGGAATTTTTGCCACGTAACGAATGTCTCCAGTGCTgaacaggaacagaaaatggaTTATGCCTTCTAGAATGGTTCTTGGTGCagttttggggggtgggggaaggaaCTCCTCTtaagtttttttcccctgcGCTGTAAGAGTCAGAGACTCATCCTAACAGGCAGGGAAGtcaggcagggctgggagctgaagCACCAGGTTCTGCAGTTGCCACGCACTGGGTGAGCTGTCAGAAGTACCAGTCATGCTCCAATTGCACACGCAAACGAAATCCCAACCTGCTTCCCCTCCTTTACTGTGAAATCCTGACAAAGCCACCAatcccagccccctccccaaGGCATGGGCAGTCAGGACAGAACAAAGGCAGGAACACCAGAAccctccagcccagcagcagccaagctcCGATACCAAACCTGAGAGGGGACAGGCGGTGCGTGGTGTGGTCGATGTTCTTCTCCCACTGAGGATCTTGCTCAAGGCCAGGAAGCTTAATTTCCATCCCAGTTGCTGCACTGTACAGATCTTTCAGGGAATACGCATAGAGAGAGTTGGCTGTGCAAAGAAAGAAGGGCAAAAATGAGGGAGAAAAGTTACCCCGTGCTTGCTCTGAGTGCTATGAATTTCCAGATCATGTCTGAAGTGGATCTGGCAGATGAACAATGAGCTGCATTTTTAGGGCATACATCATAGAGCTGCAGCAGTATCTTGAGACTGAAGCCTGCTTTTGAACACTTTTAGCATCTTATCTGTTCACAACCCATGAGTTCCACAGGCATCACTTGCTAtgagaatgactgtttacaacCTACATTCTCAACgttttccaaatgaaatgacTACAGTATGTAAGGAACTTCAGTTTCAGCAAAAGGCCCTCCTTCTCTTGACCTCAAATACCTCCTTCACCGCATGAAACGTGACATAGATTCGAGAATGTAAAGCACCATTTCCAACAACTCTTTGGTAATTAACACTTCACAGCTATAATCACTCTTTCAGACTCAAGTCCTACGCAGGACTGTACCTGTATAGAAAAGGAAGTAGTGGGAGGAGCCTGGGCTCAGCATGACATAACGAGCTTCCCCATCCACATTCAGGCTTCCAGTGGAGCCGATCTGTTTGCCATTTTTTCCTGAATGGATGAAGGTCTTAATCTACACGGGGATGGgattgaaaaaagaaagggttAAAGTTGCATCGCTCCAAACACAGCGTTCTCACACAGTGTTCTCTCAGGCtgcctgcagaaagcactgtgcagaccagccagcacagctgtttctGTCCTTGCAGGCCTGCCCAAAGCAGGGGGACCCAAGCTCTTGCCACAGAGTGGCTCTGCTACTACTTTTAGTGCCCTAAAATCATCCTCTTAAAGGTGCTGTGAGTTCACAGAGACTAcacgtaaaaaaaaaagctgccaggtttctttctatttattctcTTAGTGCAGGAATCAGAGCAACAGAATCCACACAACACTTCacccaagagaaaaaaagggtAGAGTCGAGATGAAACTTCGAGTGGGCAAGAGGTGTGATGTGGGGGAAGCACAGCACACTGGGACTGAGAAACAGCATCTTGTAGGGGTGCTGAGTCAGGCAAGAACAGAGAGCTTCCCTCCTCCTTCAGCAGGACAAAcaggagagcaaagaaaatctGCTGCTCTTCAGGTGACTTTGGGGAGTCTGGTAAGTGAATAAGGGATGGAGTTTGCTTGGGAAGAGAGCAGCACATTCACCAGCTGTTCCCAGCCTCTCACACCAGCACTTACTGAACAGCTTCACCTTTCCTGGGAAGCACtggtgcagcagctgccccaggacAGCAGCAACCAATGGTACTCATATAGTCAGGGAGAATACACAGTACCTTGTTTAGGGCACTGCTTCATACTTCCGTGAGCAACAAAGTTAGGAACCTTAAGGACTGAATCTCCCTCCAGAAGGGACTGCccttcccagctgcagagctgccctcaAGCTCCCCACAATTTGTGCCATTTCTCAATGCACAGTGTACTCTTACTTGAGTTGAGAGAGTGCCTGCCAAGTCccaagggaggaagggaagggttTCATACAAGAACAACCAGAAAggttaaacagaaaacaaatcacacAGCAGTTTTGCAGAACAAAGACTACTTTCAAACATGTCCTGGCTGCCTAagattagaaaaacaaaagtctGGAGATAACTGGGAtaggaaaagcagcagggaaaggaaacagaagagaaatgtaGGAGTTGGAGAGGATAGAATTTCTGATGACTCTGGCAACAACAATGCCTCAGACAGCAGAACTCAATCTGCTTATAGTGCTCTGGTGTGGGGACACACGGCCTCTCCTCCCATAAGCCTTGCAGGAAACTACAACTTCTGCATGGTTTGAGCAGGAAGGACAGATTGCACGTGCAGGTGATGCACATCACTCAGTTAGGGATATGGATGGATTgtgatgaaaacatttttagctATGTCACTTTTTCCCTTCTAAGAAGCGGGAAAAGCAAtactggaaaagagaaatggcaACTAACAGCAATTTCACTGCGTGAACCCAGGTCAGAACTAATCAGCACAGCGACAGCAGGAAGAGAACTGAGCAAAGcaggcaaagcacagccatgGAAGGTACCAGGAAGACCAGTGGTCGTACAGAGGCACTGGCTGTCAGACACGCTTTGATCCAGGAGCCAAACCTGTCAGGGTTTGTTCACTTCCACTTCTCTGAGCACAGTCCTAGAAAACTGCAAGCTCATCTTGCCTAGCTGCTCTCCATACACAGCCTGTGAGGAGCACAGACTGAAAAGGGAGACTGGTTCCTGCCCGGTTTTCTTCTTAAGCCATGCAACACTTGCACTGACTTGGGAGTACACTTCTGCAGTGTGGGAAAGAGCCTTCCCCAAACACAGACATCAGAGGCCTCTGGGCACTTCCTCTGCAATCTGCAGGACTGAAACAAACAGCATTCCTGCCATGCCCTGCACTCTGGTCACAGGGCTTAGTGTAGCTTCACAGTGACATACCTTATCTCCTGTAGCAATAAAGATTATCAGGTCCTGAACTCCATCACCATCTACATCTGGAATCACTGACAAGGGAGTCAGCACAGTATAATTAGCTCCAAAGTCATCAGACTGTCTCCACTGAACTTCCCCTAGAAGAGAGTTATTGGGAAATGTTCACTGAAAAGCACTTTAGGTTGAAAGGCTTTAAAACACTCTTGTTCCTCAAAGCACTTTGCAGCAGTCACTCATAGACAGCCCATCAGCCCCGCAAGGCAGCCACGATTATGCTCATCATGGGgtatttctgcatttcaaatgaGACCCAGAATCCACAATTCCAGCCCTTACTGGAAAGCAATTCCAGCTGCCTGCATAAAGACTCAAGTCCACCAGGCAGGCACAAAGAACAGCTTGCTTTCAGTGCCCCAGgttaatacattttcctttgtgttcgCTGCACAGAAAACCCTTTCCAGCTCTCTAAAAACTTGATTCCGTGTGCTTAAATCTGTGCAGGCGTTCTAAGACCATAAAGAAGCTGAATTCTGATCACAACGTTTATGGCTACTCCCAGCAGCACGTTTTAGTGCAACCTGACCCCTGCAGATGCTCCTGGGGCAGTCACAACTCAGCTCAcacccctcctctccccctggTTGGAGGAGCACAGCTCTTCAGACAGTTCTGCCCATCAGCTGCTTGTCAGTGCAGGTAGCACAGCTTGGGCTTCACTGAGATGCActctgcccagggctgctggagACTTTCCAGACACTGACACAGGGAATCTGCAGCACTATTTGCTGAGAGACTGCTGtgcttttgtgattttttttttctttttaaggaagaCTTAAGTGCCTGACTGGGTGCTCTGAGGGGAAATCCTTAAGCAGCCCCTTTGAAGTGCATCCCACGCAGCCATCCTCAGCTCAGGAATGCAAAGCAATAACTGTTCTTTGCAGGCAGTCGCACTGAGGGCCAAGGAATGACTGCCCCACGCTGCCTGCAGTCCTTTAAGGCAGGCTGCATTGCCACTGAGATTCCTCCACAGCTTCCactgaaatactggaaaaaaaaaaccccatacgTGGATTTGTTGCTATGACAACAGATACGAAATAGAAAAGTGCCCCCAAGGAAATAAGGGGAAGGCAAACAATTTTACCCTTAAAAAAACCAccgaaaaacaaacaaacaaaccaaccccaAGCAGGCAAAATTACAGAGAGTTTAAGTTTTAAATAACCACATCCCGGCTTCAGTATAGCCCAAAGCTCCATCACCACATCAGGCTGCTGAAATTCCCATTTTGATGCATAACACCCAATTCTTTGCTGGTTAGACAGTGAAGAGAGTTGTAGAGAAAGGTGTGTTACCCCCTTGAAAAGGTCTGATTTAACAAACTCATAGTGGTAACTGAGACAGCTTCAACACAAAGGGCTTAAGGAGCTTATATGGTCTCACACAGCCCCCAAGGAGCACGAACTGTGAATCCAACCCCACTTGGCTCTGTTAATGAGAGATCTGACTGTTCTGCCAGACAGGCAGAGCACTGCGATGCTCCCTCACAGCCCAGGATCACagcaaaagcacagcaatgTAAGCCAGCAAGACAAGTGCCTAGACAGTAAATCCAGCCTGGGTGAAGGCTTTTGTTTTGGCCTGGAAGGAATAATAAAATTAGGACTTCGAAACTTCTGTGGCTGAGTTCAGCCCTCACTCCAAGGAACTGCAAAGGGAAGGACCAGGATTGCTTGCTTCATTCTGGATGAATGCACACCCCAACACCACGTTGCCCCAGTGAGtagcagcctgcagctcacacACTGCCTGAGATGAAAGCAGGTCTCTTGTACTGAGCACTGTCAGACCTCTCTGCCACGTCCTTGCCCACTTGTTTACTGAACACCTTTGAGTTCCCAGccctctgcacacagcagacaTGCAGACAGATAAAAGAACCACGGAGCAGTGAAGAACTGTGATGGGAAACAACCATTCTTTGTGAAGTCATGAGCgataagcagaaaaacaaacctaCCTCTCCTTGTCACAcattcttcaggctgaagagccttGGTTTATTTCATGATTTCTTCCACTGAAGAAATGTCACCAGACCCACTGCCAGGGCTCACACACAGGTAAAGGCAGAAGGTGCCACCATACACCCACCCCTGTTCTTCCTCTAGATGTTGCTTTCGGCCGTGGTAGAGGCAGAACACCCACCTACGCAGACCTTTAGTTTGGTTTGGAACAGCTAATCCTAAACTCCTGTGTTCCAGATTGCTTGTTTTACCTTCACACGCAGGAATGTTAAGGGTCCCACACAAACAGAAGCACACAAATACCTACGCCTTCCCTCCTGTTTGCTCATGTCACGTACTCTGGCAACAAAGAACGCAAGACATAACACAGTTTGAATTGACAGAAAGGCACTAACTTTATCCATCCCACATCAGTCACTCTGAGATAATCTGCCTACTGCTCCTTCAGCCTTCCTACAGGCAGAGATTGAAGGCAGAGGTCCCTGGAATCTCACCAACCCATCACAACGTTGAATCATTAACAGCTAATGACTGACCTGGCTACTGGTTTTAGTTCAACGTGATGAAAGTCAGACTTCACCACTTGAAATACACTCAACCTGATCTTTTATTCCGACCTGTCCTCCTAACCCATAGCAAAAGCACTAAGAAGCTGCTTTTGACCTACTTAAAGCCACAGCAAAAAGGTACCGAATATGTCAACTGTTGGAGTATTCATTTTTGTATCAGAAGCAGTTTTTGACCTCTTGCTTTTAATTCATCTGCAGAATGTTCTCCTACCAGGTTGTTCCTATGACTTGTGGCTTAGCCCAGCTGTTTCTCCACATACATGTGCTGTATCTTTATGGCTGACTTCAGTTACAAGGCTTTGGCTCAGCAGCCACCCTTCTACGCTTTGACCTAAAAGCAACTACTTCATTAACGTCTATAAATAACCTGTACTAAAGCCTGTTGATGAGGAAAATGGTGCTAATTATCTCAGTTATTGCAGAAGCTTTCCAGCTGACTGCGTGTGCATGTGCTGTTCCAGCTACACTGGAAATTAAAAGCTTCAATAGCTTTTCCTCAGATCTCTTAGAGCTTTATTTCTTGCTATTCCTCTCCCCCAGCATTCGGAAAATAGGGTGTAAGGGGTGCAATATCAGACACAGAGGACATTATCCTAGGCATGCTTCCAAGTGAGAACAGGCATTGTTTATAGCCTTTGAAACAGTGACCCCCAGATGGAAATGTATCTCAGCGTTCCTCAGAGAGGAAGGCTCAAGGCACGACAGACTTGCTCCTACAGAAGCACAGGCACTCTTTACCCTCCCCCCAGCTTTAGGCAAGATGACGAAGAACCTCTTCACCTAGAGGTGCAGAAATGAAGAAGGCTTCTCAGAGAAAGCAGGTAAAATCCCAGGCTACAGACCAGTGAGTGCTTCTCCTGTGTACTCTCCCTGATGACCTTCAGATATCCAATCCCTGTAACTCCCATGCTTGTTGCCACTGCAGGTACTCCTACCACTTGTTCACAAACGACTGAGAAACACCATTGGTTTGTGTCCAGCTCACAAGAGCATCAAGTAACATTCACAGCTGCTAGCTGCTTCTCCTGTTTTAAAAGTTGTTGAGAAGTTGTTCTCATAATACAGCAGCTGGCACAAAACACCACAACAGAGTCCAGTCCTTGGAACAGAGGACAGGCAGTTCTCAAAGGCCCGGCCAAGGCCTCTGGCAAGGTTTTTAAGATGATAAATACTCCGTGTACATTGTCCACCTCACCTCGTGATGTCACAACCATGTCACATCCATGGCACGACAGCCACCAGGTGAGGGATGAAAGTAGTGCTGTTCCCTGTTATTCTGCCTGCCACCCACCTGTGCGCTGGTCAACTGCAGTCAGTGCCACCGGCTGCCCCACCAGCAGGCAGCCCGGGGCCCCTCCGAGCTGCTTGATGCCACACTGCATCCATCCCACCTCCATGGCAGCAGGCCTCTCCCAGAGCACTCTGCCATTCGTGCCGGACACAGCAGTGATGAAAGCACACGGAGAAGGCAGACCTGGGGGGAAGATGCATCAGAGGTAGCGTGAGCCCTGCCCACATCTGCTGCACTGCACCACGTGGGTGCTGTGCCTTGCCCCATGCCTCCCCCCACCCTGTTTTCTCTCCCAGAACCACCGTCTTTCCCCTTATCTTCATTCCAGTGCTTCAAACTTAATGACACAGAGGAGAATCGACATTATGGGCACTAGTCCaacagcagcacccacctcaGGACATCAGCCACAGCAGCCCCGTTAATCCTAACTAAAAGAAGGAGCAGCCCTTACTACGAAGCCTTCTGTTTCAGAACCAGCTACCTTCATCCAAACAGGAGCTGttgaagctgctgctgccattgctggctttgaaagcaaagatgacatCTTGCACTTTGTCCTCGTTCACATCTTCTATAGCAAGAAACCTGTAAGCCACTGTAAAAGAGACCAGAAGTCAGGCACTGGTGAGGACTGCCTcagccatcagcacagctggctgcagcaaAACACACATTCCCAGAGACCCACTCACTGCCTCCAGCTCTGACTACACGACAGCAGGACAAATTGGCTTTTGTACTAACAAAAAGAAAGGCATCTACATGAGCACTGAGCACTGGAAGTCAGTGCCAAAGggttatttgttttcatttgtcatCCCCCGGAGGATTTGTCTCTTTTTATAGCCAGGCATCCAGAATGTGAACTATGTTTAACAACAAACAACTCTGGTCTTGGGGTGGGGTTCCTATTCCCGAaatatgaggggaaaaaaaaccaaaccagtcCCAAATATACCATCTTTCTCAGTTTCAGCTAAAAGCAGCCATATATATCTCAAAGTAGCAGAACTTTGGATTTAGGCATTAAAGCATAAAGTTCAGTCCCTGCTGGGGAGCACTATCTCTGCAGT
Proteins encoded in this region:
- the FAM234A gene encoding protein FAM234A, with translation MDNKDSEAEIHPLKTEDVKAQENHENSVERRIIIKQSSQLSRLSRWRTAAFFISLFLCLIIVFAFSFIIPCPERPVSERTWLRNYDNAVAYRFLAIEDVNEDKVQDVIFAFKASNGSSSFNSSCLDEGLPSPCAFITAVSGTNGRVLWERPAAMEVGWMQCGIKQLGGAPGCLLVGQPVALTAVDQRTGEVQWRQSDDFGANYTVLTPLSVIPDVDGDGVQDLIIFIATGDKIKTFIHSGKNGKQIGSTGSLNVDGEARYVMLSPGSSHYFLFYTANSLYAYSLKDLYSAATGMEIKLPGLEQDPQWEKNIDHTTHRLSPLSTGDIRYVAKIPGRSRENILLVSSETAMLISAQNLQTLWTLNVSRVMSEPLLGYYKPDVLDVVLESEIGPNRKKVMIVEGGSGAVQWDLKLNSRAESPRPATLSTADHRSTFLIWGEYQVAGNETISAAPLQKLYLFHPSYTNVLLELRNSTDQIVAFNATLFERSRHACYVLLRGPQPGEEPGLVSLMKRKLKEDVSESRVIWLSQVAVDSEQYIRDRLYRMRFLSRV